Proteins encoded together in one Erinaceus europaeus chromosome 11, mEriEur2.1, whole genome shotgun sequence window:
- the TENT5C gene encoding terminal nucleotidyltransferase 5C, which produces MAEESSSARDCSSFSVLSWDQVSRLHEVLTEVVPIHGRGNFPTLEITLKDIVQTVRSQLEEAGIQVQDVRLNGSAAGHVLVKDNGLGCKDLDLIFHVALPTEVEFQLVRDVVLRSLLNFLPEGVNKLKISPVTLKEAYVQKLVKVCTDTDRWSLISLSNKNGRNVELKFVDSIRRQFEFSVDSFQIILDSLLIFYDCSSSPISEHLHPKVIGESMYGDFEEAFDHLQNRLIATKNPEEIRGGGLLKYSNLLVRDFRPTDQEEIKTLERYMCSRFFIDFPDILEQQRKLETYLQNHFAEEERSKYDYLMILRRVVNESTVCLMGHERRQTLNLISLLALRVLAEQNIIPNATNVTCYYQPAPYVSDGNFSNYYIAHPPVTYSQPYPTWLPCN; this is translated from the coding sequence ATGGCAGAGGAGAGCAGCAGTGCCAGGGACTGCTCGTCCTTCAGTGTGCTCAGCTGGGATCAAGTTAGCCgactgcatgaggtcctgacagAGGTCGTCCCCATCCATGGACGAGGCAACTTTCCAACCTTGGAGATAACTCTGAAGGACATTGTCCAGACTGTCCGCAGCCAGCTGGAGGAGGCTGGCATCCAAGTGCAGGATGTTCGCCTGAATGGCTCTGCTGCTGGCCATGTCCTGGTCAAAGATAATGGCTTAGGTTGCAAAGACCTGGACCTCATCTTCCATGTGGCCCTCCCGACAGAGGTCGAGTTCCAGCTGGTCAGGGACGTGGTTCTACgctcccttctcaacttcctgCCGGAGGGCGTGAACAAGCTCAAAATCAGCCCAGTCACTCTGAAGGAGGCCTACGTCCAGAAGCTGGTGAAGGTCTGCACAGACACGGATCGCTGGAGCCTCATTTCCCTCTCCAACAAGAACGGGAGGAATGTGGAGCTCAAGTTTGTGGACTCCATCCGGCGTCAGTTTGAGTTCAGTGTGGACTCCTTTCAGATCATCCTGGATTCTCTGCTCATCTTCTATGACTGCTCTAGCAGCCCCATCTCGGAGCACCTGCATCCCAAAGTCATCGGGGAGAGCATGTATGGGGACTTTGAGGAAGCCTTCGACCACTTACAGAACAGACTGATTGCCACCAAGAACCCCGAGGAGATCAGGGGCGGGGGACTGCTCAAATACAGCAACCTGCTCGTGCGGGATTTCAGACCCACTGACCAGGAAGAAATCAAGACTCTAGAGCGTTACATGTGCTCTCGGTTTTTCATCGACTTCCCGGATATCCTCGAGCAGCAAAGGAAGCTGGAAACCTACCTTCAGAACCACTTTGCCGAGGAGGAGAGGAGCAAGTACGACTACCTCATGATCCTGCGCAGGGTGGTAAATGAGAGCACCGTGTGTCTCATGGGACACGAGCGGAGGCAGACCCTCAACCTCATCTCCCTCCTGGCCTTGCGCGTGCTGGCAGAACAGAACATCATCCCCAACGCCACCAATGTCACCTGTTATTACCAGCCAGCTCCTTATGTCAGTGATGGCAACTTCAGCAACTACTACATTGCCCACCCTCCAGTCACCTACAGCCAGCCCTACCCTACCTGGCTGCCCTGTAACTAG